The Zalophus californianus isolate mZalCal1 chromosome X, mZalCal1.pri.v2, whole genome shotgun sequence genome window below encodes:
- the TGIF2LX gene encoding LOW QUALITY PROTEIN: homeobox protein TGIF2LX (The sequence of the model RefSeq protein was modified relative to this genomic sequence to represent the inferred CDS: deleted 1 base in 1 codon; substituted 1 base at 1 genomic stop codon), whose amino-acid sequence MNMEATEESPAENQSLAQGTSVTLNSDTGADKVLASLEGKRKWKGYLPTESVKILQAWLYEHQFRAYPSEAEKRMLSKQTNLSFLQISNWFINDCRRVLPEMLQQDGNDPNQITMYHQKVKSAYVTHEXSTDSPIQARSSPRDPDKTPCLPLSLLPMSQKSGEKLLDSELSPGQKLTPKAQPKKKVKFSTSEPLLMTSPKPVLTEEYKDFSSFQLLVDAAMQKPAELELQKNQEPNP is encoded by the exons ATGAACATGGAAGCCACTGAAGAAAGCCCAGCAGAGAACCAAAGCTTGGCTCAAGGCACCTCAGTCACGTTGAATAGTGACACTGGTGCAGATAAAGTTCTTGCATCACTAGAGGGTAAGAGGAAGTGGAAAGGGTACTTGCCAACTGAGTCAGTGAAGATCCTCCAAGCCTGGCTGTATGAACACCAGTTTAGGGCCTACCCTTCAGAAGCAGAGAAGCGAATGCTGTCCAAGCAGACTAATTTGTCTTTCCTGCAGATCTCTAACTGGTTTATCAATGACTGCAGACGTGTTCTTCCAGAAATGCTACAACAAGATGGAAATGACCCCAACCAGATCACCATGTACCACCAAAAAGTCAAGTCTGCTTATGTGACCCATGAGTAGAGCACAGATTCACCTATACAGGCCAGGTCAAGTCCCAGAGATCCAGACAAAACGCCGTGCCTGCCCCTGAGCCTCCTTCCAATGAGCCAAAAGTCAGGGGAGAAGCTGCTAGATTCAGAGTTGTCTCCAGGCCAGAAGCTCACCCCAAAggcccagcca aaaaaaaaggtcaagttTTCTACTAGTGAACCCTTGCTTATGACATCTCCCAAACCTGTGTTAACAGAGGAGTACAAGGACTTCAGCAGCTTCCAGCTGCTGGTTGATGCAGCCATGCAAAAACCTGCAGAACTGGAGCTACAGAAGAATCAAGAGCCCAATCCATGA